In Electrophorus electricus isolate fEleEle1 chromosome 1, fEleEle1.pri, whole genome shotgun sequence, a single window of DNA contains:
- the LOC118241917 gene encoding uncharacterized protein LOC118241917, with protein MTGQVCYPAACPVRTHTTGSVCYPAACPVRTHTTGSVCYPTPCPVRTHTTGSVCYPYTVSCQNTQDRISVLPYTVSCQNTQDRLSVLPYTVSCQNTQDRLSVLPYTVSCQNTQDRISVLPYTVSCKNTQDRISVLPYTVSCQNTQDRISVLPYTVSCKNTQDRLSVLPYTVSCKNTQDRLSVLPYTVSCQNTQDRISVLPYTVSCKNTQDRISVLPYTVSCQNTQDRISVLPYTVSCKNTQDRLSVLPYTVSCKNTQDRLSVLPYTVSCKNTQDRISVLPYTVSCQNTQDRLSVLPYTVSCQNTQDRISVLPYTVSCKNTQDRISVLPYTVSCQNTQDRLSVLPYTVSCKNTQDRISVLPYTVSCKNTQDRLSVLPYTVSCKNTQDRLSVLPYTVSCQNTQDRISVLPYTVSCKNTQDRLSVLPYTVSCQKIWNVTVVVTLKFAGCEISNTPRTRLASHYHHRLASPSHKSTTFATLIQIQT; from the exons ATGACAGGACAAGTGTGTTACCCTGCAGCATGTCCTGTCAGAACACACACGACAGGATCAGTGTGTTACCCTGCAGCATGTCCTGTCAGAACACACACGACAGGATCAGTGTGTTACCCTACACCGTGTCCTGTCAGAACACACACGACAGGCTCAGTGTGTTACCCTTACACCGTGTCctgtcagaacacacaggacaggatcAGTGTGTTACCCTACACCGTGTCctgtcagaacacacaggacaggctCAGTGTGTTACCCTACACCGTGTCctgtcagaacacacaggacaggctCAGTGTGTTACCCTACACCGTGTCctgtcagaacacacaggacaggatcAGTGTGTTACCCTACACCGTGTCCTGTAAGAACACACAAGACAGGATCAGTGTGTTACCCTACACCGTGTCctgtcagaacacacaggacaggatcAGTGTGTTACCCTACACCGTGTCCTGTaagaacacacaggacaggctCAGTGTGTTACCCTACACCGTGTCCTGTaagaacacacaggacaggctCAGTGTGTTACCCTACACCGTGTCctgtcagaacacacaggacaggatcAGTGTGTTACCCTACACCGTGTCCTGTAAGAACACACAAGACAGGATCAGTGTGTTACCCTACACCGTGTCctgtcagaacacacaggacaggatcAGTGTGTTACCCTACACCGTGTCCTGTaagaacacacaggacaggctCAGTGTGTTACCCTACACCGTGTCCTGTaagaacacacaggacaggctCAGTGTGTTACCCTACACCGTGTCCTGTaagaacacacaggacaggatcAGTGTGTTACCCTACACCGTGTCctgtcagaacacacaggacaggctCAGTGTGTTACCCTACACCGTGTCctgtcagaacacacaggacaggatcAGTGTGTTACCCTACACCGTGTCCTGTAAGAACACACAAGACAGGATCAGTGTGTTACCCTACACCGTGTCctgtcagaacacacaggacaggctCAGTGTGTTACCCTACACCGTGTCCTGTaagaacacacaggacaggatcAGTGTGTTACCCTACACCGTGTCCTGTaagaacacacaggacaggctCAGTGTGTTACCCTACACCGTGTCCTGTaagaacacacaggacaggctCAGTGTGTTACCCTACACCGTGTCctgtcagaacacacaggacaggatcAGTGTGTTACCCTACACCGTGTCCTGTaagaacacacag gacaggctCAGTGTGTTACCCTACACCGTGTCCTGTCAGAAGATCTGGAATGTCACCGTTGTTGTAACACTAAAATTCGCTGGCTGTGAGATCAGTAATACTCCTAGAACACGTTTGGCCTCCCACTACCACCATAGACTAGCGTCTCCAAGCCATAAAAGCACCACTTTTGCGACTttaatacaaatacagacatgA
- the cyth4b gene encoding cytohesin 4b, which translates to MMECCRHPMPPEFSQEERLEIENLKMHKQDLLDDIQKLKWEIETVMAEIQDFESAEETKVLERGKQFCSGKKKFNMDPKKGLNYLVENALVERNPQSIAEFLYKEEGLNKTAIGDFLGEREEMHLQILKAFVELHEFSDLNLVQALRQFLWSFRLPGEAQKIDRMMEAFATRYCECNRDMFQSTDTCYILSFAIIMLNTSLHNPNVKDKTTQERFISMNRGINNGEDLPNELLTKLFESIRNEPFKIPEDDGNDLTHTFFNPDREGWLLKLGGRVKTWKRRWFILTDNCLYYFEYTTDKEPRGIIPLENLCVKEVNCTRKPYCLELYNPNSKGQKIKACKTETDGRVVEGKHQSYMICASSAGERDSWIEAIRASITKDPFYDLVSVRKKKVINSAQQDLPQQST; encoded by the exons ATGATGGAGTGCTGTCGCCACCCAA tgccCCCAGAATTCTCACAAGAAGAAAGACTTGAGATTGAAAATCTCAAAATGCACAAGCAAGACCTCTTGGATGACATACAG AAGCTGAAATGGGAGATAGAGACTGTGATGGCTGAAATTCAGGACTTTGAGTCTGCTGAGGAGAC TAAGGTGCTCGAGAGAGGTAAACAATTTTGCAGCGGCAAAAAGAAATTCAACATGGACCCTAAAAAG GGGCTGAACTACCTGGTGGAGAATGCCCTGGTTGAACGGAATCCACAGAGTATAGCGGAATTCCTCTATAAGGAAGAAGGCCTCAACAAGACTGCTATAGGAGACTTCCTGGGAGAGAG AGAGGAGATGCATCTGCAGATATTAAAAGCCTTTGTGGAACTTCACGAATTTTCCGATCTCAACCTTGTCCAGGCGCTGAG gcaGTTCCTCTGGAGTTTCCGTCTTCCCGGCGAGGCCCAGAAGATCGACCGTATGATGGAAGCCTTTGCCACGCGCTACTGCGAGTGCAACAGGGACATGTTCCAGTCGACTG ACACATGTTACATCCTGTCATTTGCAATCATAATGTTGAACACCAGCCTACACAACCCCAACGTGAAGGACAAGACCACGCAGGAACGCTTCATCAGCATGAACAGAGGAATCAATAACGGGGAAGATCTACCCAATGAGTTGCTCACG AAACTGTTTGAGAGCATACGGAACGAACCGTTCAAAATcccagaggatgatgggaatGACCTCACGCACACCTTCTTTAACCCAGACAGAGAAGGCTGGCTGCTTAAACTGG GCGGACGAGTAAAGACATGGAAGAGGAGGTGGTTTATTCTGACTGATAACTGCCTGTATTACTTTGAATACACCACA GACAAAGAACCCAGAGGCATCATTCCTCTAgagaatctgtgtgtgaaagaagtCAACTGTACACGCAAACCC tactgtCTAGAGCTGTATAACCCAAACAGTAAAGGACAGAAGATAAAAGCGTGtaaaacagagacagatggGAGAGTTGTGGAGGGAAAACACCAGAGCTACATGATCTGTGCCTCATCAGCGGGGGAGCGAGACAGCTGGATTGAAGCCATCAG GGCGAGCATCACAAAGGACCCATTTTATGACCTCGTCTCAGTCAGAAAGAAGAAGGTCATCAACTCAGCGCAACAAGACTTACCACAGCAGAGCACCTAG
- the grap2b gene encoding GRB2-related adapter protein 2b — protein MEAVAKFDFTATAHDELSFRKGDIIKILGTNDDWYKAEKCGKLGVVPRNYITLNIPSWYQEDTSRFAAESMLMSKPIGAFLIRSSQSSPGEFSMSVRHESDVQHFKVLKDSRGQYFLWTEKFGSLNKLVEYYMSNSISRQTCIRLHTDEQSPVDTGPEHRPLPQNRFNMLSRALPDPGPFPQRGPRMGENQNSRGAVPPCPAPRTGEPLRPPQSLLPQVMARYDFKAEEVDELTFSAGDVIEVLNQSDPCWWMGRLKGRSGLFPANYTAPL, from the exons ATGGAGGCTGTAGCCAAGTTCGACTTCACGGCCACGGCTCATGATGAGCTGAGCTTCAGGAAAGGAGACATCATCAAG ATTCTGGGTACGAATGATGACTGGTATAAGGCTGAAAAATGCGGCAAGCTGGGAGTGGTTCCGAGGAATTACATCACACTCAACATACCCAG CTGGTACCAGGAGGACACGAGCCGGTTTGCAGCTGAGAGTATGCTCATGTCCAAGCCGATCGGTGCGTTCCTCATCCGCAGCAGCCAGAGCTCCCCTGGAGAATTCTCCATGTCGGTCCG ACACGAGTCAGACGTGCAGCACTTTAAGGTTCTGAAGGACAGCAGAGGACAGTATTTCCTGTGGACGGAGAAATTCGGTTCCCTGAATAAACTGGTGGAGTATTACATGAGCAATTCCATCTCTAGGCAGACCTGCATTCGCCTCCACACGGACGAGCAG AGTCCAGTAGACACTGGTCCAGAACACAGGCCTCTTCCTCAG aaccgATTTAATATGCTTTCCAGAGCTCTTCCAGATCCTGGTCCATTTCCTCAG AGAGGACCAAGGATGGGAGAGAACCAGAACAGCAGAGGAGCTGTCCCCCCCTGTCCTGCCCCACGCACAGGCGAGCCCCTGCGCCCTCCGCAG TCCTTACTGCCACAGGTCATGGCCAGGTATGACTTCAAAGCGGAGGAGGTGGATGAGCTTACCTTCAGCGCTGGTGATGTCATAGAAGTCCTGAACCAGTCTGATCCGTGCTGGTGGATGGGCCGACTGAAGGGCAGATCAGGACTCTTCCCTGCCAACTACACTGCTCCTCTATGA
- the LOC113579985 gene encoding protein FAM83F, whose product MAESQLMCMEDGHINEKVPDVKPEFYYSEEQRSALEELLKNGDGAFKTRLREDRVTDFLSAREIKTIRNTFRNYETDEHDEDASQAAGARKAHRQDSTSLRSTYWPQMSDTEVPPLDIGWPSGGFFKGVTRVSVHTHPPKDNGPHIKEVVRRLIQGAGKVIAIVMDLLTDVQILRDLLDAASKRGVPVYIVLDIQGMPHFLDMCNRLCVTSQHLVNIRARTVRGVGFDMSFGRIPGSLCSKYMLIDGDKVAFGTYSYSWTTSRMDRNMITVLSGQIVDTFDRDFRELYAVSDNLNLFKEFNVSRPRTETLTRVTVPKRPTLSTTARFQVSLGERGELKVPAHKYYNPKYLLALGEIDPAATSKNFIDKMEPEAAPVEMAEDRMLTQRGSEEPNELSPLPDQTLDKSRKNMRRFEIKPRILKKTKVKKTEGSNKQCRSPAPSTAATPALTSHMAEPTQGLERGESTPGGGEKPNEPNTPTDLMQNKSSKRFRLFKKKSATPINRWQPVTKTL is encoded by the exons ATGGCCGAGTCCCAGCTCATGTGCATGGAAGACGGTCACATCAACGAGAAGGTTCCTGACGTCAAGCCAGAGTTCTACTACAGCGAGGAACAGCGCTCGGCTCTGGAAGAGCTCCTCAAAAACGGAGACGGGGCCTTCAAAACCCGCCTTAGAGAAGATCGTGTCACGGACTTCTTATCAGCTcgggaaataaaaacaataagaaacacCTTTAGAAACTACGAGACAGACGAGCACGATGAAGACGCGTCTCAGGCTGCCGGAGCGCGTAAAGCACACCGTCAAGACTCCACGTCGTTACGCTCGACGTACTGGCCCCAGATGTCGGACACGGAGGTTCCTCCGCTGGACATCGGATGGCCATCCGGAGGGTTTTTTAAAGGGGTGACTCGAGTGTCGGTCCACACTCACCCTCCGAAAGACAACGGGCCGCATATTAAAGAAGTTGTGCGTAGATTGATCCAAGGAGCAGGCAAG GTCATTGCTATCGTGATGGACCTCCTCACTGACGTCCAGATCCTGCGAGATCTGTTGGACGCAGCGTCCAAGCGCGGTGTGCCCGTCTACATCGTGCTGGACATCCAGGGGATGCCGCACTTCCTGGACATGTGCAACCGACTATGTGTCACCTCTCAACATCTGGTG AATATCCGTGCGCGGACGGTGAGGGGCGTCGGATTTGACATGTCGTTCGGGAGAATCCCCGGAAGCCTGTGCAGCAAATACATGCTCATAGATGGAGACAAAGTGGCATTTGGTACTTACAG TTACTCATGGACAACGTCCCGTATGGATCGGAATATGATCACCGTCCTGTCAGGCCAGATAGTGGACACCTTCGACCGAGACTTCAGGGAGCTTTATGCAGTCTCAGACAACCTCAACCTCTTTAAAGAGTTCAACGTCAGCAGACCCCGCACGGAAACCCTGACCCGGGTGACTGTGCCAAAGAGACCCACCCTGTCCACCACCGCACGCTTTCAGGTCAGCCTTGGCGAGAGGGGTGAGCTGAAAGTGCCTGCGCACAAATACTACAACCCCAAATACCTCCTGGCATTGGGGGAGATCGACCCGGCTGCCACTTCAAAGAATTTCATTGACAAGATGGAGCCAGAGGCGGCTCCCGTGGAGATGGCAGAGGACAGGATGCTGACGCAGCGTGGCAGTGAAGAACCCAACGAACTGAGCCCGCTGCCCGATCagactctggataaaagcagaaaaaatatGAGACGTTTTGAGATTAAACCACGGATTCTGAAAAAAACCAAGGTAAAAAAGACAGAAGGCAGTAATAAACAGTGcagaagccccgccccctccaccgCTGCTACTCCTGCGCTGACCAGTCACATGGCAGAACCAACACAGGGCCTGGAGAGAGGGGAATCCACACCGGGTGGCGGTGAAAAACCGAACGAACCGAACACGCCGACGGATCTGATGCAGAATAAAAGCAGCAAAAGGTTTAGACTGTTTAAGAAGAAATCAGCTACTCCGATCAATAGATGGCAGCCAGTAACGAAGACACTTTAG